The Pyrus communis chromosome 14, drPyrComm1.1, whole genome shotgun sequence sequence ATTTCTAGAATAGCGCTTGACATTCTCCTGGACCCTCATGCGAGCCTGCGAAacagagagagggaaagagtaGGATTCGGAGGACCCAAAAAAGGCGGTGGTCCACGGCGGTGTCTGGGCGGCAAGGTCGTCGTTGGTGAGCTTGGAGAAGGGGTTAAtggtgaagagagagaaaagggtGAAAATGCGAGAGAAGAGTGAGATGAAGAAGCCGTTTGTGATGGAGGCTGCGTCAGCGGTGGCGGCGGAGGAGGTGGTGATGGCGGTGGAGGTGTGCTGGTCGATGATTTCTGGGTAGCCATTGTCGCGGAGCCATGACTCGAAGAAAGGGTCGGGGACGCTGAGAGATAAAGGGTTGGAGGTGAATACCATGGTAATTCCCTCCCGAGTCCTGCCTGCAACTTTTTGGTTTGCCCTTggattttgggatttttgtgTTGATGATGTTATGTTGGTTTTGTTTCGTTGAGAAGATAATAGTATTTCCTTGAATTATATTGGTCGTACTGCATAGGGATATATAAAGAGTGTGAAATATGAATAAAATcacaaatttaacaaaataaaacttttgatgtcattattcatttttatttgtaaacgAGAGATTTTATATTCGAATCTTATAGATaatgaattcgatatcaaattaggttgtccattgTTTCACTTACCTGAactcttctctctcttaatataaaatatatcattatactaaaaaaataataataaatttacagcagtaatttttctttttaataaaaaacgaTTGAGAGATTTACAATGCTTCGAAAttatcattttatatatatatatatatatatatatatatatatatatattggtttaGGAAATGTGGGGTACTCATCTTTGAGGAAAGAGTAATACACGCACTTGCCACATATTTGtgatattatttgtattatttctgTTATAAAGGCAGAACTGTTGAAAAGTCTCATgggcaatgaatgcccacagtttCATTTGTGAAAGTCTTCTGCATGGGcaaagttttcaatgcccatgcaaagtgaaagagattGTATAGTCAGACGAAGTTTCATAAATTTCAAGATGCATTAGCtgcatcagtttggagttgctctataaatagagcactccgcatgtttttaagttataaggaaagaaaagaagaagtgaacgagagaaaaatatcagtaacatcatctatttTCTCtgcttttatttgttatctgcttgtgctatagttttagtatggcattttacatctaccttgcacctaccattaaaaaggttattctctcaaactttaactattttataacacgttatcagcacgagtctctaaatataattattctctcatctctcttcgccgaacgaacgaaagaaagaaaaaaaatgtttcctttaaggtttttactgttcatctttttcctctgcctcaactgcACTGTGTACCCTCGCGACGAGTTGTTTGCTCCATCCCTGCTCTTAGTTCTCCAACTATCGGTTACATATATCTTTGAttacttgt is a genomic window containing:
- the LOC137715055 gene encoding PRA1 family protein H, whose protein sequence is MVFTSNPLSLSVPDPFFESWLRDNGYPEIIDQHTSTAITTSSAATADAASITNGFFISLFSRIFTLFSLFTINPFSKLTNDDLAAQTPPWTTAFFGSSESYSFPLSVSQARMRVQENVKRYSRNYATLFVLFFACSLYQMPLALVGLISCLALWDVFKFCSERWGLDQYPIVRQCLIRFAQCVAAVILICSNVQMAIFCALTVSYAGMILHAGFRKLTSAKQAPRGRSK